In the Populus trichocarpa isolate Nisqually-1 chromosome 8, P.trichocarpa_v4.1, whole genome shotgun sequence genome, AGTTttgggtttttaattttgttttttattggctaattggatttttaatggtaatttgattttttttttgtagagatGTGTATTGATTTAAATGGTTTTAATGGCATTTTGAGCTGTAGATTTTATTATTGGAGCAATgcttctcctctttttttttgcaatttattGGAAGCATGAAATTAGTTTATCATTTTGGTGGTTAAAGCGAGcatgatttttgtatttatgctaaattttgtttttagttttgcattccatttgaatattttaaagttgtagaaataaaatttaattgaatattttttattcgtagaattaaaatttaaatgtgatTTGGATTCAAAGAGTCTGACGCTGTAATTTTTTGTGCTGTAGCATTTTATGTGGATAGTTGGTGGGCAAGAACCGCTACAACAAGTATTTTTGTTGCCGCAGCAATTACTGATTGGCTTGACGGGTACCTTGCACGAAAGGTGGAGTCTTTTATACGATCAGAAAGAGAGAGTAAATTCTGTTGTAGTTTGTGTGATTGGTTAAATCTAAATGTTTCGTTGTGTTGCAGATGAAGTTAGGCACAGTTTTTGGTGCGTTTTTGGATCCGGTAGCTGATAAGGTAATGGACCTAATGGTGTTTTTTCAAGCGTGGTGGAATTAGTATGTATGGTTTGTTCAACTTGTaagaaatgtttgagatttcTTATTTGATTCTTATGTCTATTAAATGCAGCTTATGGTTGCTGCTGCCTTGATCTTATTATGTTCCCGACCTTTGGAGGTTGCAATGTTTAGAGAAGTACCGTGGCTATTCACTGTACCGGCGATTGCAATTATTGGACGGGAGGTAATGCAGATATGAATGCACCTATTACCTGTAATTCTTGTAAATTCATAACCGACATCAAGAACATCTTTTGTGTGGCATTGCTCATCGAAATATAATGAtgcattttcttgttttctttgggtTTGTTGCAAGTCTTTTAGTTGGGTTTTTCAAGGAACTCAATGgtaggttgttttttatgtgatCGTGAATCATGTCAATCCCTCTTCAACCATAGACAATTGCATCAATGAATCATTATAGTTTTCAGAGTGCCTATGTCATATGctgttcttctttctcccttcagGTGATCATGTATTCTTGTGAGATATCATGGATTTAATTTGACCAAttgatttgcttctttttttagatAACCATGTCTGCAGTTAGAGAATGGGCTGCTTCACAGAATACAAGACTTTTAGAGGTTTGTTTGCTGCTGTCCAAGCTCCACAAACAcctctcccttttcttctccaacttttcaaaaaaattcagctGTTAAGAGAAAATGCCTTACTATTAACTGTGATTTATATATTAAGAATGATTCCTATTCTCAGGCTGTTGCTGTAAATAACTTAGGGAAGTGGAAAACTGCTACCCAGATGATTTCACTAACTATCCTCTTGGCTACCCGAGACAGCAGGTCCCACCTATTTCCTATCACATGGTTCCTCCTGCTCTGTGGTTTATTTACTCTAACTTGGTGATTGATGTCTCAGAAGATTGTTTTGTGTCATTCCCTGTATCTAACAGTTTCTTTGTTCCCttgtcctttttctttgttgtgcaGCCTTGGAGGACCAGGGATTTTAGTACCTTCAGGTGTCCTTTTACTTTATATCTCAGCAGGTCTTTCTGTATGGTCTTTAGCTATATATATGAGTAAGATATGGAAAGTATTGCTGAAGTAGTTTGACAGCCGTGCCGTGCATTGCTTACACATGCTCCTGAGGATGTATGCAGATGACATTGAGACACTTTCTTACATATCCCATTTCAATGATTGCTCTCACAGATTGAGTTCCTCAAGTAGGCGGCAATTAAGGGGAAatgttgttcttcttctttttttttcttgcttgggAAGGTCCTCATATTTAGGTTGCTTGTGGTGCGAGCATAGACTCCCTGTTTCTTTGGGGGTTTTCctagtgtttttaaaatcatgttaGTTTGTTATATAGAAGAATTGTTAGGATGTAGATGTCAGAAAGTCTGATCATAGCCATTGATAGTGTTGATTTGATCGCTCCTGGATCATTGATGCCATGGGTGGATGCTGGTTGTACAACATTGTGATATTTTTGCAACGGAGCTGAAAAATTCTTGTTCAGTGCAATGTAATCGATCAAGAATTAACAACTACAGAGAATTAACAACTTAAAATTATCTCTTGGATATTGTCAAGTTTAGGAGTAGGTTTTGCCGAGATGCTCAACTCCAGTGAGATGCAATATTAGGATCATGGTAACGACTAATATGAAGAAGTTTTCAAATCTTTAATGGAAGCCATTAGATGGTGATTTATCCTTGTCTGCGAATCATTCTTCGTGCCTCAAGTCTGCAAGTGATACTGTGATAGCATTGTTCATTTGACTGCCGTACTCTAACCTGCTGCATGCGAAGGCCTTTGCATGACATTGCAATATTTTGCTTCGTAAATTGTAAGAGCCTTCTTCAGTTTGTCGGCTACCCTAGTATCTGAAGCACCACATGTTGATGATGCTGTTACTGTAGCTAACACTCTAAACAACCGTATTTCATACTTCATACTATGGTTGTTTTAGGCCGCATCTGATtgctgaaaaacaaaaataaaccgtGACGCATTCTTTCCTGCCGCTCTATGTTTGTGCTGTCAACTAGTGTATGCTCATTTTGATCATGTCCAGAAACATTACGAGTACATGGATATATAAATGAGAAGCATCCTGCATCCTCAGTAATTGTTGTCAACACAATATTATCCAACAGTTCCTTATTTTTCATCTCGAAGCACAACGCAAAAGTCACACCCAACAAGCACAAAGGAGGCCAAACTAGCCCCATAGTATTTTGTTCACTTCTACTAGCACCATTAaccaatacacacacacacacaaagctTTCGTAGAAAAATCTGcactaaataatttaatttcatggtAGAGACGGCACCATAGTTTCACAAATGAGCCTGCGCAAGAAACATGGTCAGAGAAGTGTATTATTAGCTACCATTTTTCTTAAATGCCTCTGGGAAGACAAGCTTATGATCAATATTTCCGTATTAAAACAGCGAACCACTATGACAAGAGAACACTGATGATTTCTCAAAGGTTTGCCGAACGATTTGTTATGAAAGAAATCCTGGAGCTACCACTGGAAAATCTggacataattattttattttaaaaaagagatgGAACTCCAAAGTCTCAAAGATGAGCCTGCACCAGAAACATGGCAAGAGAAGAGCATTAGCTActctttttgtcatttttataaTCTGTAACATTTCAGGAATCCAAGTTCTTGTCAAAATCAGTAGCAAGCCATACCGCAAAGCGTTTCTTGTAGGTTTCAACATGCTGCTTTGGCTCGCGCCTGGTTTGGTTGTAAGCCTCTATTTTGTTCATCTCCTACACAGATATAATTACGTTGTGGTTTCACAATGTTTCAACTGTTGAATCATAACAGTACACTCCATAGAATCACTTGCATGTTCACTATGATATGTACCACTGCATATGGACCATTGACAGGATGACATCAGGGAATAGAACAGAAGAAAGATTCAGCAGTTTGAGCATACCTCAATCCAAGCAGCCAGTTTAGGCCTTCCCGCAGTGATGTCATACTTCTTAAATTCCAGCAAGGCAGGCTGAAATCTTTCGATAAATGGAGCATAAGCTATATCCACCTGTGCACATCAGAGCATTCATTATTCAGATTTCaacaatatacaaaataaatgagatttgaaagaaaataaaaacctgCTAGTATAAACTTTCATTGACATATAAAGCATTATTATGCTACActtgatgaaaataaaactcaagCTAGCTTGTAGCAGATAGCAGGTATAGCTGCCACAGGATATGCAGGACTCTTCTCTTACCAGACTGAACTGCCCAAGGAAAAAGGGCCCGTCGTCAAATTTGGAAAGAGCGGTTTCAATATAATCAAATGCAGCACCTGGGGCAATTCACCACTtcagtctttttatttgtgtttttagagGACAGAGAAACATCAAAGGCAGCAAGCATTATTCTCACCAGCCTCATCTGCTTCTCCTTTGAATGTGGAATTATTGGCTTTGCTGAATGAACCAGTGTAGGAAAACAAATCCTCTGCAAATTCCTTCTTTGCAGGATCCTATGGTTCACAGTCTGAACATCAGTTATCCATTTCAATGAAGGGCTCAAACACATGATATAGAGGATAATCTGAATCTTACATCAGGAAAAAGTGACGGCCCATCGAAGTGACTgtcaatatatttaatcaaatcaagagaCTCTCCTTTCACTTCGTTATTGTGTTCCAGTGAAGGCACCTGCACAAGAACCTTGCATGACCAATCCAGGAAAGAAGACAGCAGCACTAGTTGGGATTATCAAACAGCTTTACCTTGTTAGGAGGATACACTTTCTCCTTGTACC is a window encoding:
- the LOC7457899 gene encoding protein IN2-1 homolog B isoform X1 → MATLLPMNYSNGSAPLTPSKHLSLRFSVHLSSKKTRRWLDADAVKLPRYHSLQLQPLSKSKTGPISATMATGSGKEVLPPVLTSNSEPPPVFDGTTRLYISYTCPYAQRVWITRNCKGLQDKIKLVPIDLQDRPAWYKEKVYPPNKVPSLEHNNEVKGESLDLIKYIDSHFDGPSLFPDDPAKKEFAEDLFSYTGSFSKANNSTFKGEADEAGAAFDYIETALSKFDDGPFFLGQFSLVDIAYAPFIERFQPALLEFKKYDITAGRPKLAAWIEEMNKIEAYNQTRREPKQHVETYKKRFAAHL
- the LOC7457899 gene encoding protein IN2-1 homolog B isoform X2, whose translation is MATLLPMNYSNGSAPLTPSKHLSLRFSVHLSSKKTRRWLDADAVKLPRYHSLQLQPLSKSKTGPISATMATGSGKEVLPPVLTSNSEPPPVFDGTTRLYISYTCPYAQRVWITRNCKGLQDKIKLVPIDLQDRPAWYKEKVYPPNKVPSLEHNNEVKGESLDLIKYIDSHFDGPSLFPDDPAKKEFAEDLFSYTGSFSKANNSTFKGEADEAGAAFDYIETALSKFDDGPFFLGQFSLVDIAYAPFIERFQPALLEFKKYDITAGRPKLAAWIEEMNKIEAYNQTRREPKQHVETYKKRFAAHL
- the LOC7457899 gene encoding protein IN2-1 homolog B isoform X3, with protein sequence MATLLPMNYSNGSAPLTPSKHLSLRFSVHLSSKKTRRWLDADAVKLPRYHSLQLQPLSKSKTGPISATMATGSGKEVLPPVLTSNSEPPPVFDGTTRLYISYTCPYAQRVWITRNCKGLQDKIKLVPIDLQDRPAWYKEKVYPPNKVPSLEHNNEVKGESLDLIKYIDSHFDGPSLFPDDPAKKEFAEDLFSYTGSFSKANNSTFKGEADEAGAAFDYIETALSKFDDGPFFLGQFSLVDIAYAPFIERFQPALLEFKKYDITAGRPKLAAWIEWYIS